The Pseudomonas kermanshahensis genome includes a window with the following:
- the ettA gene encoding energy-dependent translational throttle protein EttA, producing the protein MAQYVYTMHRLSKVVPPKREILKNISLSFFPGAKIGVLGLNGAGKSTLLRIMAGVDKEFDGEARPMPDINVGYLPQEPQLDPAKTVREVVEEAVSVIKDAQARLDEVYAAYAEPDADFDKLAAEQAKLESILQAADGHNLERQLDVAADALRLPAWDAKIEHLSGGEKRRVALCRLLLSAPDMLLLDEPTNHLDADSVAWLERFLHDFPGTVVAITHDRYFLDNVAGWILELDRGAGIPYEGNYSGWLEAKSDRLAQESKQQSAHEKAMKEELEWVRKGAKARQSKSKARLQRFEEMQSQEFQKRSETNEIYIPAGPRLGDKVIEFKNVSKGYGDRVLIDNLSFAMPKGAIVGVIGGNGAGKSTLFRMLMGKEQPDSGSIEIGETVQLACVDQSREDLDGSKTVFQQISDGSDQIRIGNYEIPSRTYVGRFNFKGGDQQKFVKDLSGGERGRLHLALTLKEGGNVLLLDEPSNDLDVETLRSLEEALLDFPGAAIVISHDRWFLDRVATHILAYEDDSNVMFFEGNYTEYEADRKKRLGDAAAQPHRVRHKKLAQ; encoded by the coding sequence TTGGCTCAATACGTCTACACCATGCATCGGCTGAGCAAGGTCGTGCCGCCGAAGCGCGAAATTCTCAAGAACATCTCCCTGTCGTTCTTCCCAGGCGCCAAGATCGGCGTACTCGGCCTGAACGGCGCGGGTAAATCGACCCTGCTGCGCATCATGGCGGGCGTCGACAAGGAATTCGACGGCGAAGCCCGTCCGATGCCCGACATCAACGTCGGCTACCTGCCGCAGGAACCACAACTCGACCCCGCCAAGACCGTGCGTGAAGTGGTCGAGGAAGCGGTCAGCGTGATCAAGGACGCCCAGGCTCGCCTGGACGAGGTCTACGCCGCCTACGCCGAACCCGACGCCGACTTCGACAAGCTGGCCGCCGAACAGGCCAAGCTCGAGTCGATCCTGCAGGCTGCCGACGGCCACAACCTCGAGCGCCAGCTGGACGTCGCCGCCGACGCCCTGCGCCTGCCGGCCTGGGACGCGAAAATCGAACACCTGTCCGGTGGTGAAAAGCGCCGTGTGGCCCTGTGCCGCCTGCTGCTGTCGGCCCCCGACATGCTGCTGCTCGACGAACCAACCAACCACCTGGACGCCGACTCGGTGGCCTGGCTGGAGCGCTTCCTGCACGACTTCCCGGGCACCGTGGTAGCGATTACCCACGACCGTTACTTCCTCGACAACGTCGCCGGCTGGATCCTCGAACTGGACCGCGGTGCCGGCATCCCGTACGAAGGCAACTACTCGGGCTGGCTGGAAGCCAAGTCGGACCGTCTGGCGCAGGAATCCAAGCAGCAGAGCGCCCACGAAAAGGCCATGAAAGAGGAACTGGAGTGGGTGCGTAAAGGCGCCAAGGCCCGCCAGTCCAAATCCAAGGCACGTCTGCAGCGCTTTGAAGAAATGCAGTCGCAAGAGTTCCAGAAGCGCAGCGAGACCAACGAGATCTACATCCCGGCCGGCCCGCGCCTGGGTGACAAGGTCATCGAGTTCAAGAACGTTTCCAAAGGCTATGGCGATCGCGTGCTGATCGACAACCTGTCGTTCGCCATGCCGAAGGGCGCCATTGTCGGCGTGATCGGCGGTAACGGCGCCGGTAAGTCGACCCTGTTCCGCATGCTGATGGGCAAGGAGCAGCCGGACTCGGGCAGCATCGAAATCGGCGAAACCGTGCAACTGGCCTGCGTCGACCAAAGCCGCGAAGACCTGGACGGTTCCAAGACCGTGTTCCAGCAGATCTCCGACGGTTCCGACCAGATCCGCATCGGCAACTACGAGATCCCGTCGCGCACCTACGTGGGCCGCTTCAACTTCAAGGGCGGCGACCAGCAGAAGTTCGTCAAGGACCTGTCCGGTGGTGAGCGTGGCCGTCTGCACCTGGCCCTGACCCTGAAGGAGGGCGGTAACGTCCTGCTGCTCGACGAACCGTCCAACGACCTCGACGTCGAAACCCTGCGTTCCCTGGAAGAAGCCCTGCTGGACTTCCCGGGCGCCGCCATTGTGATTTCCCACGACCGTTGGTTCCTGGACCGCGTGGCGACCCACATCCTGGCGTACGAAGACGACTCGAACGTGATGTTCTTCGAAGGCAACTACACCGAGTACGAAGCCGACCGCAAGAAGCGCCTCGGCGATGCTGCTGCCCAGCCGCACCGCGTACGGCACAAGAAGCTGGCCCAGTGA
- the gdhA gene encoding NADP-specific glutamate dehydrogenase: MIESVDNFLARLKQRDPAQPEFHQAVEEVLRTLWPFLEANPHYLQAGILERMVEPERAVLFRVSWVDDQGKVQVNRGYRIQMSSAIGPYKGGLRFHPSVNLSVLKFLAFEQVFKNSLTSLPMGGGKGGSDFDPKGKSDAEVMRFCQAFMSELYRHIGADLDVPAGDIGVGAREIGFMFGQYKRLANQFTSVLTGKGMTYGGSLIRPEATGYGCVYFAEEMLKRRDLRIDGRRVAISGSGNVAQYAARKVMDLGGKVISLSDSEGTLYAEAGLSDAQWDAVMELKNVKRGRLSTLAGEFGLEFRKGQTPWSLPCDIALPCATQNELDTEDARTLLRNGCFCVAEGANMPTTLEAVDIFLEAGILYAPGKASNAGGVAVSGLEMSQNAMRLLWTAGEVDSKLHNIMQSIHHACVHYGEEADGTINYVKGANIAGFVKVADAMLAQGVV, from the coding sequence ATGATCGAATCTGTCGACAATTTCCTCGCGCGCCTTAAGCAACGCGATCCTGCCCAGCCTGAATTCCACCAGGCGGTGGAAGAAGTCTTACGTACCCTGTGGCCGTTCCTCGAAGCCAACCCTCATTACCTGCAGGCCGGTATCCTGGAGCGCATGGTCGAGCCTGAGCGCGCGGTGCTGTTCCGTGTTTCGTGGGTCGATGACCAAGGCAAGGTCCAGGTCAACCGCGGCTACCGCATCCAAATGAGCAGCGCCATCGGCCCGTACAAGGGCGGCCTGCGCTTCCACCCGTCGGTGAACCTGAGCGTGCTCAAGTTCCTGGCCTTCGAGCAGGTGTTCAAAAACTCCCTGACCTCGCTGCCCATGGGTGGCGGTAAAGGCGGCTCGGACTTCGACCCCAAGGGCAAGAGCGATGCGGAAGTGATGCGCTTCTGCCAGGCGTTCATGAGCGAGCTGTACCGCCACATCGGCGCCGACCTCGACGTACCGGCCGGTGACATCGGGGTGGGCGCGCGCGAAATCGGCTTCATGTTCGGCCAGTACAAGCGCCTGGCCAACCAGTTCACCTCGGTGCTGACCGGCAAGGGCATGACCTATGGCGGCAGCCTGATTCGCCCGGAAGCCACCGGCTACGGCTGCGTCTACTTCGCTGAAGAAATGCTCAAGCGCCGTGACCTGCGCATCGATGGCCGTCGCGTGGCCATTTCTGGGTCCGGCAACGTGGCCCAGTATGCTGCGCGCAAGGTCATGGACCTGGGCGGCAAGGTCATCTCGCTGTCTGATTCCGAAGGCACCCTGTACGCCGAAGCCGGCCTCAGCGACGCCCAGTGGGACGCCGTGATGGAGCTGAAAAACGTCAAACGTGGCCGCCTCAGCACGCTGGCGGGCGAGTTCGGCCTTGAGTTCCGCAAGGGCCAGACCCCGTGGAGCCTGCCGTGCGACATCGCCCTGCCGTGCGCCACGCAGAACGAGCTGGACACCGAAGACGCCCGCACCCTGCTGCGCAATGGCTGCTTCTGCGTCGCCGAAGGTGCCAACATGCCGACCACCCTTGAGGCGGTGGATATCTTCCTCGAGGCAGGCATCCTGTACGCGCCGGGCAAGGCATCCAACGCCGGTGGCGTGGCCGTGTCGGGCCTGGAAATGTCGCAGAACGCCATGCGCCTGCTGTGGACGGCCGGTGAAGTGGACAGCAAGCTGCACAACATCATGCAGTCGATCCACCATGCCTGTGTTCACTATGGTGAAGAGGCGGATGGCACGATCAACTACGTCAAGGGCGCGAACATCGCCGGCTTTGTGAAAGTGGCTGATGCCATGCTGGCGCAGGGCGTGGTCTGA